A genomic segment from Cygnus atratus isolate AKBS03 ecotype Queensland, Australia chromosome Z, CAtr_DNAZoo_HiC_assembly, whole genome shotgun sequence encodes:
- the CDC37L1 gene encoding hsp90 co-chaperone Cdc37-like 1, with amino-acid sequence MALWLPRSRDGGGRGGGGGPPSEEDEERAVPPAARQRLLEAQTYNQGIELVCQKEKEFVKHSVECTWNLAEAQQKLGSLALHNSESFDQECARAKTEAAEMRWREEEWRRKEEALNQRERQNPWNTDPVSKEVFNKSFINQKRKETEDEDLSESFMQKHEQKIRHFGMMSRWDDSQRFLSDHPYLVCEETSKYLMLWCFHLEAEQKRALMEQVAHQAVVMQFIIEIAKSCNVDPRGCFRLFFQKAKTGEGYFEAFKNELEAFKTRVRVLSQSHGFQGILLQDPSVNPSLIGQLTSLSQNTSGLQGSINTNVCSLNSVIQRDEEESKMMDTV; translated from the exons ATGGCGCTGTGGCTGCCGCGCTCCCGGGACGGCGGCGGcaggggcggcggcggaggcccTCCGTcggaggaggacgaggagcgGGCTGTGCCTCCCGCCGCCCGGCAGCGCCTGCTGGAAGCGCAG ACCTACAACCAGGGGATTGAATTAgtctgccaaaaagaaaaagagtttgtGAAGCACTCTGTAGAGTGCACGTGGAATCTTGCAGAAGCCCAGCAAAAACTTGGTAGCTTAGCGCTGCATAATTCAGAATCCTTCGATCAGGAATGCGCTCGAGCAAAGACTGAAGCTGCAGAGATGAGATGGAGGGAAGAAGagtggaggagaaaagaagaagcacTAAACCAACGGGAAAGGCAGAATCCATGGAACACAGATCCTGTTAGTAAGGAGGTATTTAATAAG AGTTTTAttaatcaaaaaagaaaagaaacagaagatgaagaCTTGTCTGAATCGTTTATGCAAAAACACGAACAAAAGATTAGACACTTTG GCATGATGAGCAGATGGGATGATAGTCAGAGATTTTTGTCTGACCACCCATATCTTGTATGCGAAGAAACGTCTAAATATCTCATGTTATGGTGCTTTCATCTAGAAGCTGAACAG aaaagagctCTGATGGAACAAGTAGCACACCAGGCAGTTGTAATGCAGTTTATTATAGAAATTGCCAAAAGTTGCAATGTGGATCCAAGAGGCTGTTTTCGtctctttttccaaaaagcCAAA acaGGAGAAGGGTATTTtgaggcttttaaaaatgaacttgaGGCATTCAAGACAAGAGTGAGAGTCTTGTCACAATCACATGGCTTTCAAGGTATCTTACTACAGGATCCCAGTGTCAATCCTAGTCTTATTGGACAGCTGACATCTTTGTCACAG AACACAAGTGGTCTACAAGGTTCCATAAACACAAATGTCTGCAGTTTAAACTCTGTGATACAAAGAGATGAAGAAGAATCCAAAATGATGGACACAGTATAG